The stretch of DNA GGTAAATGAAAATGACTTAAttcttatatatttataataagaaAAAGAATTTGATTCGATTGCAAATAATGTGGACGATTTAGAATATATAATCGGAGGATACACTAtgtgaaaaatgacattttactTCGCCAGGCGTTACTTCAGCAaaaataaattacgaagtaatatattaccaataacttcattaataacacaagcgaagtaaaataatatattttacttcggatgtttataatgaagtaaaaagattaaaacatgcgacgagttttttaaaccgtcgccaaattttaaatcggcgacggtttaatttAACTCGTCGCTcattttagcgacggtcaaataaaaaccgtcgcatgtTTAAAACTAGAGACTGTTTTTTAGAAACTGTCGTTATATTTCGCGACGGTTGTTAtttgaccgtcgctaaaagtagcgacatgttagagtcaaccgtcgccgatttaaaatttgGCGAAGGTTAAAAGAACACCGtcgccattttcaaaaaaattccaccCCGCATATATTTCCCTCCATTTTAACCGTCGTCGATTTAAaatgttgcgacggttttagtaacggtttttactaaaaccgtcgccattttcaaaaaaattcaatcccgtctatttttccctctattttcttccaccactctctataaatacatacaaattctctccaatttcttccacttcacttcacaacaattaaaattttttctcacttacacaattttacaacttcacaacacttaaaatttttatcacttacacgattttacaatttcacaacacttaaaatttttatttcttacacgattttaccactttacaatacttaaaatttttatctcttacacagatttattaaattttttatattttaccgcaccaattcataacacagatttattaatttttttttttattttacctaacaTATTAGCGACGGCACTCATATGAACCCCGTCGCTAAGTAGCTTCGgggtttgatataaattccgTCGCACActagcgacggtgtttaacaTGACTTCCGtcgcaaaatagcgacggtttgtaacaTGGTTTCCGTCGcaaaatagcgacgggttttaacatgaattccgtcgctaaataataattaagaggAAGTTATATAATATACTACTTCATTATTCACTATAATCGATGAAGTAAAACACATTTATTACTTCGACACCGGTCCAATTCTGGACCAGTTTTCCTCCCAAAACCGGCCAAAAGACTTCGGTATTTTCAATACTACAACTTCGGGTATTATGCGAAGTAAAAGGTacatctattacttcacgtccATATACTTCGGCACTTAAGTACCCTATTACTTCAGATATTATCTGAAGTAAAAAGTGATTTTTGGCATAGTGATAATTTTAAAGAGTAGGAAtgactaaattaaatttgagTACTTCTCCTATTAGATCGTCTGATTGATATGAGAAATGTCGACCTGATTTATATGCATACTGAAAActaatatttttacataaaaaagaTATTTTTCATTGACATGGTAGAATAAAATATGTATCTCATAAAATTGAACCGCGATTCGATCTCATaaaaaattttatgattaaattttAGGTAACAAAAAAACTATACATAACATCGAAAAATTCACATTTTTTAGtgaaaaggaaaaaggaaaatgaaaaaagaaagaagaaaaattcAATTTCTCAAGTGTGGCCTGTTCCCTACGTACAGACACAGACCACAAAACGAGTCAAAATAATAGGTACAATTAATTGTTGGCTGGAGAAGAAAGCAAGGTCGTGACCTAGTTATGTGCTTACATGGTGTATAATTAAGCCAAGTaaacaagaaaatattttatatacaaTATTTTTATGGAAATTAAGTTtcaattacatatatatatatatatatatatatatatatatatatatatatatatatatatatatatcactatgtgaaccgtctcacggatactaatctgtgagacgggtcaaccttactcatattcacaataaaaagtaatatttttagcataaaaaattatacttttccatggatgatccaaataaaagatccgtctcacaaatttgacccgtgagactgtctcgcacaaatttttgtcattacataaatataattaatattctCGATCGATCCTGTATATGGACAAGCTAAGTTTGACCCAAGAGAAAAAAACATGGACATTTTGGGATGTAATAAATGAGAAAGGAAGCTGTACAAGTTAGAATACAAATTTTACCTACCTATTTAATATGCCAAGTTTTTGTCCAGGATATTCATCTGGTATTtaaattatatgatttaaaaagaaGGATGATAACAACACATTTTTATAcatgtaattttgatatttcgAACACGAATGAACATGTcacaagaatttaatattttccACAATATGTTCGTGCTTGACGATAAAATAACTGTCAAACAAATGTATCCTAACTTCAAGGAAACAACAAATTTGTTCTCATTAATTAAACCGAATCATGGTGTTAGTAAAGGAAATTACAAATAACTGTGTTGTTCAAACACAAGGGTTCTTCCCATGAATTCAAGTTCCCAGGAACACATTTGTGCACTTTTTATTTGAACCCTGTGGTCTGTCTACATAATTTCATTCAAAAAGtcattaatatttttatcacTATTTCTACGTAATTTCATtcaaaaaatctcaaatttaGGTGCACATTCTGTTTCTCCTTTAAAAAAAAGCAGATTTACTGAGAACACTCTTTATGTTTTTGTGTCACTGATTAGCAATGGGCTGATAAATTAGAGCTTGTACcatatcaaaatttatattcaagtaattagtaaatcattaatttttttaaagcaaCGCATAACATTTCATCAACTGAGAATCATATATACAATTATATCCTTTGTGCAAAATAGAGGAATCAAGTCTCAGAAATCaagaataaaatttttttttttttgagcaaATCAAGAGTAAATTTTAGTCACTGGAAAAATGGTGTTAATTTTCCACATTGACGTTAGGCTTTTGAATTTTACCttgattattgaattataatgcAAGCAAATTAAACAAAGTCGATGATTAGGTGCCATGTTTTGTTCTGGTAAACAAGTTCAACTCCATCGCAATGTACGTTCATGGAATCtgtaaatgaaaaataattttgaattggCAGAAATGAcactataataatattaaaagaaaTCTGATTTCGAAGTGGTGAACAAGATGCGACAATCttgaatataaatataaaaaaatctacAGTTTTTACTCTCATAAATATTAAACTTTACCCATCAACTACTTCATCAATAGCACCCTCCCTTCGATCTAAGAAAAATTATCCATGGAAACATACACTCACTCACCTCAGCTGAATGAGAAGCAAAAGGGGCAGAGTTAcattaaaatttacaaaaaaatcaGTTATACAGCACACAACCATAAAAAAACTTCATCACAGTTACCATACATACACTGGATTTCAAATTCTTATGGCATAATCACAATATTGATGCATAGATCACTTATAAAAAGCTTGCATTGTTCATCGTAAATGACCAACTGATTATGTAAACATGAATTCAATCTTTTAAGTTACGCTGCCAGAGCCGAGCTGTCATGCATCTTTGGCTGCAAAAGAGAAACAGCATGTTACAGTTGATCATCCGTCTCTTAAAGCTAAGGTAATTAAAATCTGCAGGGAAAATAAAAGGTTTTGAAAGTTATCATGAAAGACCGAAGCTTCATGGTCCACCTGACACCGTTGAATCATTCCgttgtatattttttcttttatggaACATTAAGGATGCAAAGGTGTGAGATGGAAAATGACTAATCCAGTTGATCCGAGTTCAATATAGAATTTCCTTCAAAACAAGAGCAATGAAACTCACCAGTAACATCTTATCCATATGCCATCTAAACAGCATATATACGTATAACCTGATCGATCTTGGAACGACATACAGGGCAGCCCCATTTCTTGGCCTTAATTTCAATCAAACAAGACATGCACCCAGCCATGTGCCCACACGGGACACAAGCTCCCTCCAGTGGAGCGTCTAGGCATATTGTACAAGATGAAGAAACCACACCATTTTCATACATTTCACCTGTACTAACAGAAATGGAATGCCCAGATGGTGGAGATAAATCGACAGGGCTTGTGTCGATTGAATCAATTGAGGGATAGTGAATCGGGCCAGCATCTACAGATTCATCAGCATGTGGAGCCGACGGGACAGAGACTGGAGGAGGATTTTCGAGGGCCGGTGTAACCGTAGAAACCTCAAGTTTGCTTCCGGTAGTATCGTGGCTAGAAGATGCCCCATCATAGTGGTTTTCTTGATGGTTGGAGGTGTTCATGGGATTGATCGAACTTGTTGAAGCATCTGGTTGAGATGGTGTGTAAGATGCTATATGTGGCTGACTTTCAATCGTAGCAGACTGAAGGGAGGCATTAATTGCCATAGCAATTTCTTCATCTTCTGAAGTTGCTGGGGCGGTTGCCGGGGCATTAAGGATGGGATTGTTGAAAGGAAATGATGTATGCATCACCTGATTTCAAGCCAGCAAACGATTAAAACAATTTGCTATCTTGAATGCTAAGAAGCCCCCAaactaataaataataaaaataaattaagtcATTTGCTGACATGTATCGAGTCACTTGTTCTAAAGCATGAGAGCAAATGTTACAGAAAAATTATGAAGTAAAGGTTGTGTGTTCCACCTGTGGAATTCCTTTGCATGCGTTACAAAAACGCTGCAATTGTTGTTTCTCACTTTCTAGAGCAGGTGCCAGTTTAATTCGTGTACCTACGGAACAAGAAAACACAAATGACTTACACAgtcaaaataattttatttagtctTATTTACATGTCAAGCACAATTAACACGTCGATAACAATCATTGCTTCTCTTTGTGTACATTCTTAAGTTATCAAGAATAATGAAGTATAGTGTGAAGCATATTCTAGCAGAAAGTGAATAAACAGCCAATAGCAACTTGAATGTGGAAAGTTGCTTGGTTCGACTTCATTTAATggattttcaattaaataagaaCTGTAAAACATGAATGTATCAATTTGATTCAATTTACTTAACGTGAAAATATCACGATCCTAAGAATGAACTTGAGAACTGACTTTTTGATAGATCAGATATTATTGCTGCTGGATCTGGCAGGTTGAAATTTGGTTCGTCCAGATTGGCCTTCCAGAGTGGAAAAATTGTCCTTGTTTGGGCATCCTGATCAACATTGTGGCAGTTACATGAGTCAAACTCAGAGACTCTCAAAAGTCTGCTTCCTTATACGAAAAGAGATTTTGATTTTCAGAAGGCATCTAAAACAGAAAAATACATCATAACCAGTCTGATGGCAAGTATATCATATCCACGGTTGATACATGTAAAGCGAGAGATCAGAAAATGCCCAAACCCAAAGAAAGgtagtaaaaaaataatgttcGCTTGGAAAAGCAAAAGACATAAAGGCACCTGATTAGTAGCATATATGGCAAGCTCCAACTTGAGAGGCTTTCTAAGATTACGGGAACCACAAGGTAAAATAACCACCCACCTGCAAAAGATAAGAGGAAAGCATCACGGTTCTTGCATCAAGTGAAGTACACTAGACAAACCAAGTTTCAAAAATAGATAAGAAAAATCCAGTACTTTTCCTAACTCTAAAACGTAAAAATGAGGGAACAATATATGGTTGCTACTTACTAGTTTAACTAGCTTTAAACAGAACCCTTTAGCTAATAAGATACGGAATTGTGAAACATATTTACCGCAAGAAACATTCAAAGTAAACAGCAAAAAATAACATTGATAATGACATTCTACCCACACTTTTCTTGAAAGCAACTGAGGTGCAAACCGTTCCAGAATGCCAGGTCCATAAAGCTCTCGCAGCCAACCAGAGAATAAGCAAACATGCCCCTACACAGCAAAACAGGAAAAAGTAGAACTAGTATAAATAGTTCATACTATACATAAAACCAAACGTAGCAAAAACAATGCACTAAACCAATGATCAGTGGGTAGATATACCTCGATTGTTCGTACGACATTGCTATACCCTTTGGCTCTTGCAACATCAAGTGGTGTTTGACAGTCATCATTAATTAGAAGTGCATTTGCTGAAGTTTCAGGCAACATCTAATCAAACAAACAAGGTATTAAATTTAAACAAAGTGTCCGCATGGTGAAAGGGTACACAAACCTCCGTGTGAAAGAAGCAACTTCACGGTGTGTTCCAGGCCCCTTTTTGCAGCATGATGTAATGGAGTTCCTGCATGACGGCCTTCAAAGAAAAGCAACTTAGCATAAGAAATAACACAAAACAACAACGCTACACCAAGTGCTCGCAAAACCATAAGATTTCACAAGACACGCATCAAATGAGAAAGAGTGTAGCAAAGCCAGACACAAAACAATATTCGTTGAGACTGAAATGCATATCAGATGCATCTAGAAAGCACATATTAACTCGGCATCTCAATGGTATATAATAAACACCTATAAGAAGGGAGAACAAGTGGTATGTGATCATGAGTCACTTCAACATAAGTGTTCATATCCAGTTTCACTCCATCAGAAAATATATATCCAATGAGCAAACACATAGCTGACTTACATACAAATACAATCATTTCTTGGTAACAAGTAAGCAACTAAAGTCACTATATTAGAACTGCCTAACGAAAGGTATTTCTCTTTATCTATATACCACCGCACCTTCTGGCAGTCAACTCAAAGGAGCAGTGCATTAATAAGAGGAAAATACCAAATGAACTAAATGTTTGGCaaattaaaataacaaaaaacaaGTTTTTTCTTTTACCTGGGCGATAAGCATTTACATTTGCACCCAGTTCAATCAAAGTTTTTGCTACATTGTAAAGCTCTGGATTCATGCAAGCCACAACAAGTGGAGTCTTCCCTTCACTATCAATCCACTGTAACAGGCCAAACCACCATTTTAGCCCATATGACAAGAACCCAAAGCTTCAAAACATTTTAACACCGGCAATTAAAAGATTGTGCTATGCAATCACCAGCCACGGTAGATATGCGAATCAATTTATGGCTCAGCGTTCTTCGAGAACAATACAATGAGATACATATTAGTTCAAGAATCTTTGCGTGCTTGACACAAACATTAATACAATCATATCGCTAGTTTGCACCAAAAAAAATTCTGACATGCATATGATTAATCATAAAACACATGAGCAACCATGTGTACGCACAGAGTTCAACAGGATAATTCAGACATGCATATGATTTAAAAACGAATTCAACACCGAAATCACAGGATAATTCCCAGCGTACGCACAAATTATCTGGCACCGACGAGTAATTTAAGAAGTGAATAAAGTTGTAAAATTCAAAAGTGTTAATTATACATAAAATTAGGAAGCCCGTGTACATAAAAGAAGCAGAGATTATGTTTTAATCCATATATTTTCCATAATTGATATGGGCAGCACCTGAAAATTGAAACTTTAACAACAGAAGCATCAATAACGCTAATCAAACGAATtcagaataaaaaaaattaagtggtACATACCTCCAGGCCAGCTCCTTCGGTTCGAAGAGATTTGATGCCTTCAATATTTCCATAACTCACTTGCCTATACAACAACTCATCTTTCGATTGCTGTTGCCCCATTATTTAaagatcaaatttttgaaaaagggaaaaaaatagAATGGATATTCCCCAATTTCAACCAGATTTTCGGGGCAGCTAAGCGGAGCACAAAAAGAAATTTTTGTGAGATGCTTGGCTCCGTCTGAGAAATGGAACCTTGTGGCCTTCTAAAATCTAAATAATGGGATTGCTTAATCAGGAATGCTTTTACCAACTGTcttttattcatgaaaaaattagTTCAAATATTTGTGGCAAAAAATAACTtcgaatttttattttatatataaaactaATCAATTTTGATGTTACTGAAGTCTGAGATGATAACCGAGAGGCTCATTTGGAGAGCTAGGATCGGAATTTCGAAATCTGGAAGCACAGACAAAAATGTTAGAAGGGGCCGAAAAATTGTTCCGACATAGCTTCTCTGAcgttcaaatcagataatagaAAATAGAAAGAATATTGAGTGTGTAGAGTAAGAGACTATATAAATGAATAAATAATGAATGTAacatggtatttataggagaagaaTAAAGTTCTCATTTGACAGGTCTAAATTCTCATAATCTCGGACAAGATTAGATTAACATTTTTGGGCTACCCGTTATGTCTGAGTAGAAGCTCTCTTAGGCAGGAGCCAGTCTACAGTCTGGACCTTGTGGGAGCTCGACCGAGACATTTCCAACCAACACGTTACCATaatctgggaggttggctcggTTCGCGATGGGAGGTCGGCCACCTCTTTCTGATTGACGAGATTACGGGCGTTTGGGAGGTCGGCCTAGATGACTTCCCGGATCACC from Primulina eburnea isolate SZY01 chromosome 6, ASM2296580v1, whole genome shotgun sequence encodes:
- the LOC140835188 gene encoding putative E3 ubiquitin-protein ligase XBAT35, whose protein sequence is MGQQQSKDELLYRQVSYGNIEGIKSLRTEGAGLEWIDSEGKTPLVVACMNPELYNVAKTLIELGANVNAYRPGRHAGTPLHHAAKRGLEHTVKLLLSHGANALLINDDCQTPLDVARAKGYSNVVRTIEGHVCLFSGWLRELYGPGILERFAPQLLSRKVWVVILPCGSRNLRKPLKLELAIYATNQDAQTRTIFPLWKANLDEPNFNLPDPAAIISDLSKSTRIKLAPALESEKQQLQRFCNACKGIPQVMHTSFPFNNPILNAPATAPATSEDEEIAMAINASLQSATIESQPHIASYTPSQPDASTSSINPMNTSNHQENHYDGASSSHDTTGSKLEVSTVTPALENPPPVSVPSAPHADESVDAGPIHYPSIDSIDTSPVDLSPPSGHSISVSTGEMYENGVVSSSCTICLDAPLEGACVPCGHMAGCMSCLIEIKAKKWGCPVCRSKIDQVIRIYAV